DNA sequence from the Chroogloeocystis siderophila 5.2 s.c.1 genome:
GAGAGCAACTATGTCTTTATAGTGTGATTAATTGTATAGTGAGAATAACGACTAAGCTGTCCTATCATCTTTATAGTTGAAATAGAGAACTAGATAAAGTTTTAAGTTCTTATTTTCCAAGGTTACTTAGTCTAAATAAGTATATTTTCCCTGCTTAGTTAGCAACAGGGATGAATGAAACTACACATTTCATCGTGTGAAGTTTTAATTTGGATTGTCGCTTATTAAATGTTGATGCATTAACTTCAGTATTTTTACTGAAGCTTGAGGAGGGTTGTTGTGAGTGGGTTAGATATCTTTTTTTTGGTCGCTTACTTTGTTGCAGTAGGTGCAATTGGATACTGGTCGAGTCGAACAAGTTTAGAAAGTAGCAAATCATACTTTCTCGGCGGTGGTGGAATTGGTTGGATGGCGATTGGTGCTAGTTTGTTTGCTAGCAATATTTCGGCAGAACACTTTATTGGGCTAGCAGGTACAGGAGCGAGTTCCGGTTTAGCAGTAGGGCAATTTGAATGGATTGCTTGCTTTATGCTGCTTTTGTTGGGGTGGCTTTTTGTCCCGTTTTATTTGCGCACTGGCGTGTTTACAATGCCAGAATTTCTAGAAAAGCGTTTTAACTCGCAGTGTCGTACGTATTTATCTACCGTTTCGTTAATTGCGTACATTTTCACGAAAATCAGTGTAGCAGTCTATGCGGGTGCGCTCGTACTGCAAACAATTCTTGGATGGAATATCTGGCTGGGTGCGATCATTTTAATTATCGCAACAGGAGTGTACACAGTCTTTGGTGGGTTGCGTGCAGTCATTTATACAGACTTTTTGCAAGCATTTATCTTGATTGGAGGCGGAATTTTCCTGACAGCGATCGCAATTACCGATGTCGGTGGTTTTGGTTCTTTTATCGAGCGTGCCGAACCCGAATTCTTTAATCTGTGGAAAGCCGTCAATCACCCTGAATTTCCTTGGACTGGTATTTTATTCGGAGCACCAATTCTCGGACTATGGTACTGGTGTACAGACCAAATGATTGTACAACGAACGCTTGCAGCACCGGATATTGAAAATGCACGGCGATCGACAATCTTTGCGGGATTTTTGAAATTATTGCCAGTCTTTATCCTTGTACTGCCTGGAATTGCCGGTCGAGAACTCTTTCCTGATGTTGCACCTAACCAAATGTACGCGACGATGGTGAATGAACTGCTACCGTCTGGCATTAAAGGTTTAGTTGTAGCGGGCTTACTTGCAGCTTTGATGAGTTCGCTCTCCAGCGTGTTTAATAGTAGTTCGACGTTAGTCGTGATGGACTTTTACAAGCGATGGCGTCCTGATGCGAGTGAAAGAGAACTTGTGAGAGCCGGACAGCTATCAACGATTGTACTCGTCATTTCCGGTTTACTTTGGCTTCCGTTCATTGGCTTGATGAGCGATCAATTGTATGTCTATCTCCAGTCGGTACAAGCTTATATTTCACCGCCGATCGCCGCAGTTTTCTTAGTCGGAATTTTGTGGAAACGGGCGAATGGTAGAGGTGCGATCAATGCATTAATTGCAGGGTTTATTCTCGGTGCAATTCGCTTCGTTGCGGAACTTGGAACGCGTGCGGGTTGGATTACTTGGCGACCATTAGTTGCTTATGCAACTATCAACTTTTTACACTTTGCAATTTTACTGTTTGTCATTTCTGTGTTCATTCTGGTACTCGTGAGTTTGACAAGCGCCGCACCAAGCCAGAAGCATCTCAGTATGTTCTTGACACCAGAACAAAGAATCGATAAAGCGCTAGGTTCCGCGAAAGTACATCGACAAAACGTGATTTATAGTGCGAGTTTAGTAGCGATTGTCCTTGTATTTTGGGTCATCTTTAGTCCTGCTGTATTGTAAGCACAAATGTATTTTTGGGAAAGAGACTTTCTCTTTCCCGCGCTATGTTCTTTAAGCAATCACACCAACACAGGAAGCATGAACCAAATAGTACGTGTCGGACTCATTGGATATGGAATGGCTGGGGAAGTATTTCATGCACCAGCGATCGCAGTTATCCCCGAACTCAAGTTAATCAAGGTTGTAGAACGTCACGGTACTAAATGTCAAGCGCGCTATCCTGGGGTAGAAACGGTAAGTAGTGCTGAGGAACTCCTAAAAGATTCTGATATAGATCTTGTCGTTGTCGCTACACCGAATACTTCGCACTTCGAGTTGGTCCAAAAAGCACTTCTAGCAGATAAACACGTTGTTGTCGAAAAGCCTTTTACACCAACATCACAACAAGCAACTGAGTTAATTGCGCTAGCACAACAGCGTCATAAATTGCTTAGTGTCCATCACAATCGCCGCTGGGATGGCGATTTTCTCACTGTTAAACAAATTATTGAAAATGGTGTATTAGGCAAATTAGTCGAATACGAAGTTCATTTTGACCGCTTCCGTAACCAGATCAAAACAAACTGGCGCGAATACGATGAGCCAGGTTCAGGAATTTTGTACGATCTTGGTTCGCATTTAATCGACCAAGCAATTTGTCTTTTTGGTTTACCAGATACGGTGAATGCTGATATTAGAAAGCAACGACCACAAGCTAAAACCGCAGACGCGTTTGAGTTGATTTTAAATTATGGAGAACTAAAAGTTACTGCAAAAGCTGGTCAATTAGTCAGGGAATTAGGACCACATTTCTTATTGCATGGTACAGCCGGTTCTTTCATTAAATATGGCATGGACCCTCAAGAAGAGGCACTAAAACAAGGGCGACTTCCTAAAGGTAGCGATTGGGGTAAAGAACCACAAAAACGTTGGGGTGTGCTGAATACAGATATTAACAGATTACATTTCTACGGAAAAATCGAAACGCTTGCAGGTTATTATCCGGCGTATTACCAAAATATCTACAATGTTATTACTCAAAATGAAGAACTGATTGTCAAACCAGAACAAGCAAAAAATACAATTCGGATTATTGAGCTAGCGATGGAAAGTCAAGTACAAAAACGCACGCTAGATTTTTGCTAAATAAGTAGGTGAAAGTCAATGTCACTAAAAAGTTGGTCATTGGTAACTGGCAACTAAATAGCTATTAGCTATTAGTGATTAGCGGTTGTTTGATTGCTAAATGCTAACTACCAAAAGCTAAAAGCTTTTCTATTACCCAAAAACTTATGTCCACCTACTTAAATTCAACCTATAGCAGTCGAAGGGATCGTTAGGACATTGGAGGTACGAATAGCCATTACCCTCATTAATTTTCACCCCTGACCTCTGCTATATTAAACATTAACCGTAATCAACCTTGACTGATGGAAAATGCATCCTCTGGACCGACGATCGAGATATAAGGAGCCAGAAAATAACGACACGCAGCTTGTTGTAACTGTTTCGCAGTAACCGCCGCAATTTGTTGCTGAAAGCGCGTATCAAATTCGATTCCTAATCCTAAAGCTTCGTACCAGCCGTAGGCTTGCGCAATTTGAGCATTGGTTTGTTTACCCAAAGCATACTGCCCAAGTACTTTATTTTTAGCGGTTTGCAGTGCATATTCTTCTAGCGGTTGCGTGCAGAGAAGTTCGACTTCGGTTTTCAATCCTGCGAGGGCGATCGCTGTATTTTCGGGAGCGGTTCCGATATACACCACAAATGGCGCAATACCTTGGCGAGTGGGATAAAATGCGGAAACATCGTAAGCGAGTCCCCGCTTTTCGCGTAATTCTACAAATAGACGGCTCGAAAGTCCATTACCTAAATATGTAGATAGTAATTTCAACGCCACATAATCACTTTGCTGTACCGACGGCGCAAGGTACCCTAACATCACAATTGATTGTTGCGTGGGTTGAGTTTTGTTGATTTGATACGGTTGTGACTCGATGTCAGGTAATTGCAACACGGGTAATGGAGTTGCGGGATTTTGCCAATCGCCAAAAACTTTTTCAATTGCAGCGACAGCTTCAGTTGCAGCAATGCGACCTGTAATACTGATAACTAGATTATCAGGACGAAAATACGTTTGATGGTATTCGATTAAATCATCACGACGGAGATTTGCTACAGTTGCTTCAGTTCCTAACGCTGATGACGCATACGGATGATTTTGATACATTGCTTGCCGTAATTGGTCAAATGCAATGGTAAACGGCTGTTCTTGCTGCGAACGAATGTTTTGCATCAACCAGCGTCGTTCTAACTCGACTTCTAATTCAGGAAACGAAGGCGATCGCAATAATGCAGCGGCGAGTGCCAAAACCTCCAAAAAATCTGAGCTAACCGTCTTCAAACTCAGTAAAAAATAATCCGCAGCAGCATCCGTACCCAAACTCGCCCCGACCGATTCCACTTGCTCTGCAATCTCTAACGAAGAAAGTTGTTGCGTTCCTTTTGTCAGTACCGACGCAAGTAAATGAACTAAACCCGATTGGTGTGCAGCTTCGCAACAACTTCCAGCCTTCACAAATATTCTAGCAGCAACGATATCGGCTACTGGATTTTCGGTTACAAGTACGACAATGCCATTACTTAAAACCGTGCGGGTAATCTGTTTATTCGGTGGTGATGCGATCGCGATGTATTGTCCGTTGTCCGTTTTCATCTGTCTGTGCGTGCAATATGAGGGGCGAGGGAATAGTGATTGGTGGCGCTTTGGTTAGTGAAATGCGTGAGTTTTGAGTAATATAGAGCAAAAGAGTAATTAGTAAAAGAGAAGTTCATAAGTATTATTTTTCCTCTGCACCTGAAGCTTTCCTGCTTCTTGAACCCTGACCTCTGATCTCTGACCTCTCACTCTAGGCTAGCAAGGTTTGAGCACTGTAACTGCATAAGAATATGGTGAAAGATATTGTTTTGTTAATAACTGAAGATCTTCTGCTTGAAAAGACTGAATTTGTTCGGGATAAATGACTGCTAATTCGGCTTGCGCGATCGTATTGTAGTAACCATAAAGCCCTGCTAGTTGGCTCGGCGTTTCGGTTGAGAACGTGTAATCATTACACAACACGCGTTTACACCGCGCCAGTTCCGCTGGCGTCATGAGGGTTGTTTGTAAATCCTCTAAGTGCGCGCGAATCAATGATTCTACACGTTCCAAGTTTTCTGGGTCTAACCAAGCCGTAATTGTAAATAAGCTAGAATCGCGCTGAAGCGAAAAATTGCTCGCGATTCCTTGCACTAATTGCTGTTCTTCGCGTAACTCGCGGACTAATCGTGATGAACGACCTTCAGAGAGTAACACCGAAAGCAAATCTAAACCATACGCATGACAGAGTTGATCGACTCCTGGACCTGTCCAAGCCATTAACAATCGTGCTTGCTCTAGTCTGGGTAAATAGATTTCTTGACGGCGAACTCCTGCAAGTAATGGTTCGGTGAGCGCAATTTCTGTGTGCGGACACTTGCTGCGCGGCGCAAACTCCTGAAAAGCCTGACGGACAATCTCAATTGCTGGTTCTTGAGCAATACCCCCTACAACGACTACAGTCATGTTTTCTGGTTGATAGTGCGCGTGATGAAAACAACGCATTGCTTCAGGCGAGTACTGCATCAAGTCAGTCTCGCTACCGAGTACCGAACGTCCGTAAGGATGCTGTTGGTAAATACTCTCGCCCAAAGCTTGAAAGCCTATCCAATCGGGGTCGTCGTACGCGCAACGAATTTCCTCACGAACAACATCGCGTTCTAGAACAAACTCTTCCTCAGGAATCGCCGCGTTGAGGAGTAACTCTGCTAAGTATGGTAGTGTATCCTCTAGGTAGGGTGCAGCAGTTGTCAGGAAAAAATGAGCATAATCATGGCTCGTAGCAGCATTGGTCGTTCCTCCCAGGTTTTCAATAACGTAGTCAAATACGCCAGGAGGTATTGCGGAAGTGCCCTTAAAAATCATGTGTTCGAGAAAGTGCGCCATCCCATACCAAGGTTCTGGTTCGCACATCGCACCAGCGCGTACCCATACGTCTACCACAACAACAGGGGTAGCAGGGATATGTTGATGAATAATTGTTAAACCGTTGTCTAGCTGAGAAACAGCCGCTGGAAATACTGGGGTAGTCAGCAATGAAGACAAAGTAGCGCAACTTGAATCAGAATTCAACTATCCTAACGTATCCTAGATAACAATTTCGCAGCAATTGATACAGCAGATAGAAATAGTTGATCGGTAATAGGTAACTGGTAATTTGTCATTGGAAAGAATCTCAATTACCAATAGTTAAAACTCTCTCAGTTGGAACCAAGAGAGCTTTACGATGCTTGAGTTCACCGCAGTGCCGTTTTACCTCAGTTTTAGACCTGGATAAATCCAGGTGGGTACCTCTTCTCTAACTTAAAGTTTCCGAGTAGCAAAGCTCGGTCTACTGCCGCTAGAACACAGTGGTTCCCTAATTCAACAAAGCATAG
Encoded proteins:
- a CDS encoding sodium:solute symporter, with the translated sequence MSGLDIFFLVAYFVAVGAIGYWSSRTSLESSKSYFLGGGGIGWMAIGASLFASNISAEHFIGLAGTGASSGLAVGQFEWIACFMLLLLGWLFVPFYLRTGVFTMPEFLEKRFNSQCRTYLSTVSLIAYIFTKISVAVYAGALVLQTILGWNIWLGAIILIIATGVYTVFGGLRAVIYTDFLQAFILIGGGIFLTAIAITDVGGFGSFIERAEPEFFNLWKAVNHPEFPWTGILFGAPILGLWYWCTDQMIVQRTLAAPDIENARRSTIFAGFLKLLPVFILVLPGIAGRELFPDVAPNQMYATMVNELLPSGIKGLVVAGLLAALMSSLSSVFNSSSTLVVMDFYKRWRPDASERELVRAGQLSTIVLVISGLLWLPFIGLMSDQLYVYLQSVQAYISPPIAAVFLVGILWKRANGRGAINALIAGFILGAIRFVAELGTRAGWITWRPLVAYATINFLHFAILLFVISVFILVLVSLTSAAPSQKHLSMFLTPEQRIDKALGSAKVHRQNVIYSASLVAIVLVFWVIFSPAVL
- a CDS encoding oxidoreductase, which produces MNQIVRVGLIGYGMAGEVFHAPAIAVIPELKLIKVVERHGTKCQARYPGVETVSSAEELLKDSDIDLVVVATPNTSHFELVQKALLADKHVVVEKPFTPTSQQATELIALAQQRHKLLSVHHNRRWDGDFLTVKQIIENGVLGKLVEYEVHFDRFRNQIKTNWREYDEPGSGILYDLGSHLIDQAICLFGLPDTVNADIRKQRPQAKTADAFELILNYGELKVTAKAGQLVRELGPHFLLHGTAGSFIKYGMDPQEEALKQGRLPKGSDWGKEPQKRWGVLNTDINRLHFYGKIETLAGYYPAYYQNIYNVITQNEELIVKPEQAKNTIRIIELAMESQVQKRTLDFC
- a CDS encoding M16 family metallopeptidase — protein: MKTDNGQYIAIASPPNKQITRTVLSNGIVVLVTENPVADIVAARIFVKAGSCCEAAHQSGLVHLLASVLTKGTQQLSSLEIAEQVESVGASLGTDAAADYFLLSLKTVSSDFLEVLALAAALLRSPSFPELEVELERRWLMQNIRSQQEQPFTIAFDQLRQAMYQNHPYASSALGTEATVANLRRDDLIEYHQTYFRPDNLVISITGRIAATEAVAAIEKVFGDWQNPATPLPVLQLPDIESQPYQINKTQPTQQSIVMLGYLAPSVQQSDYVALKLLSTYLGNGLSSRLFVELREKRGLAYDVSAFYPTRQGIAPFVVYIGTAPENTAIALAGLKTEVELLCTQPLEEYALQTAKNKVLGQYALGKQTNAQIAQAYGWYEALGLGIEFDTRFQQQIAAVTAKQLQQAACRYFLAPYISIVGPEDAFSISQG
- a CDS encoding M16 family metallopeptidase is translated as MLTTPVFPAAVSQLDNGLTIIHQHIPATPVVVVDVWVRAGAMCEPEPWYGMAHFLEHMIFKGTSAIPPGVFDYVIENLGGTTNAATSHDYAHFFLTTAAPYLEDTLPYLAELLLNAAIPEEEFVLERDVVREEIRCAYDDPDWIGFQALGESIYQQHPYGRSVLGSETDLMQYSPEAMRCFHHAHYQPENMTVVVVGGIAQEPAIEIVRQAFQEFAPRSKCPHTEIALTEPLLAGVRRQEIYLPRLEQARLLMAWTGPGVDQLCHAYGLDLLSVLLSEGRSSRLVRELREEQQLVQGIASNFSLQRDSSLFTITAWLDPENLERVESLIRAHLEDLQTTLMTPAELARCKRVLCNDYTFSTETPSQLAGLYGYYNTIAQAELAVIYPEQIQSFQAEDLQLLTKQYLSPYSYAVTVLKPC